From a region of the Mycolicibacterium sp. MU0050 genome:
- a CDS encoding metalloregulator ArsR/SmtB family transcription factor encodes MQATVFGALAEPSRLRIVELLRTGPMSVGEIADALDIRQPQVSKHLRVLGDSGVVSGAALARRRIYRLEPKPFEEIVRWAGSFERLWDARLDSLGTFLETLADESPDDPR; translated from the coding sequence ATGCAGGCGACGGTGTTCGGGGCCCTTGCTGAGCCGAGTCGGCTCCGCATCGTCGAGCTGCTGCGGACCGGGCCGATGTCGGTGGGCGAGATCGCCGACGCGCTCGACATCCGCCAGCCGCAGGTGAGCAAACACCTTCGGGTCCTGGGGGATTCGGGCGTCGTGTCCGGTGCGGCGCTGGCTCGTCGCCGGATCTACCGGCTCGAACCGAAACCGTTCGAGGAGATCGTTCGGTGGGCCGGGTCTTTCGAGCGGCTCTGGGACGCCCGGCTCGACTCGTTGGGCACCTTTCTCGAAACCCTGGCCGACGAAAGCCCCGACGACCCCCGCTGA